In one window of Synchiropus splendidus isolate RoL2022-P1 chromosome 15, RoL_Sspl_1.0, whole genome shotgun sequence DNA:
- the nr2f5 gene encoding nuclear receptor subfamily 2 group F member 5, producing the protein MAMVVNQWPESISADPGSQLQICGQDPGGAPGTPNGSTPGNDALSGDKIPNVDCMVCGDKSSGKHYGQFTCEGCKSFFKRSVRRNLTYTCRGNRDCPIDQHHRNQCQYCRLKKCLKVGMRREAVQRGRTSNSQSSPGQYLTNGNDPYNSQPYLSSFISLLLRAEPYPTSRYGAQCMQGNNLMGIENICELAARLLFSAVEWAKNIPFFPDLQLMDQVALLRMSWSELFVLNAAQCSMPLHVAPLLAAAGLHASPMSAERVVAFMDHIRVFQEQVEKLKALQVDTAEYSCLKSIVLFTSDAMGLSDVAHVESIQEKSQCALEEYVRNQYPSQPNRFGRLLLRLPSLRIVSSPVIEQLFFVRLVGKTPIETLLRDMLLSGSSYNWPYMPAVQRDRPISLHYNENGP; encoded by the exons ATGGCAATGGTAGTAAACCAGTGGCCAGAGAGCATTTCGGCAGATCCGGGGTCGCAGCTCCAGATTTGCGGACAAGATCCTGGTGGCGCACCGGGGACCCCTAACGGCTCAACCCCGGGGAATGACGCGCTTTCCGGGGACAAGATCCCCAACGTGGACTGCATGGTGTGCGGGGACAAGTCCAGTGGGAAGCACTACGGCCAGTTCACCTGCGAGGGATGCAAAAGTTTCTTTAAGCGCTCGGTGAGACGGAACCTGACTTACACCTGCCGGGGGAACCGAGACTGCCCCATCGACCAGCACCACCGGAACCAGTGTCAGTACTGCCGCTTGAAGAAGTGCCTCAAAGTGGGCATGAGGAGAGAAG CTGTACAGCGAGGACGTACATCAAACTCCCAAAGCAGCCCGGGACAGTACCTGACCAATGGCAACGACCCGTACAACAGCCAACCGTACCTCTCCAGCTTCATCTCTCTGTTGCTGCGGGCCGAGCCGTACCCCACCTCTCGCTACGGGGCACAGTGCATGCAGGGAAACAACTTGATGGGAATCGAGAACATCTGCGAGCTTGCGGCTCGGCTGCTGTTCAGCGCTGTGGAGTGGGCCAAGAACATCCCTTTCTTTCCTGACCTGCAGCTCATGGACCAG gtggcgctgctgcGCATGTCGTGGAGTGAGCTCTTTGTCCTCAACGCAGCCCAGTGTTCGATGCCCCTCCATGTCGCCCCCTTGCTGGCAGCTGCAGGTTTGCACGCGTCGCCCATGTCGGCGGAACGTGTGGTGGCCTTCATGGACCACATCCGGGTCTtccaggagcaggtggagaagcTGAAGGCCCTGCAGGTGGACACTGCCGAGTACTCCTGCCTCAAGTCCATCGTCCTCTTCACGTCCG ATGCCATGGGTCTGTCGGATGTCGCCCACGTTGAGAGCATCCAGGAGAAGTCGCAGTGTGCCCTGGAGGAGTACGTCAGGAACCAGTACCCGAGCCAGCCAAACCGCTTCGGCCGCCTTCTACTGCGCCTGCCCTCGCTCCGCATCGTCTCCTCTCCGGTCATCGAGCAGCTGTTCTTCGTCCGCCTTGTGGGGAAGACGCCCATCGAGACCCTGCTCCGCGACATGCTGCTCTCCGGCTCCAGCTATAACTGGCCGTACATGCCGGCCGTACAACGCGACCGGCCCATCTCCCTCCACTACAACGAGAACGGACCTTGA